Proteins encoded within one genomic window of Acidobacteriota bacterium:
- a CDS encoding putative addiction module antidote protein: MAVKVEQWDAARFLRDEADIAAYLETCAEEAGDDPAFMLQALGAVARARSMSALARETGLTRAALYQALSATGNPTFATVTKVAAGLGIRIQFATLRSTSQPARQRPRTSTSASARSSQARRPRKPRAAGAVEPM; encoded by the coding sequence ATGGCTGTCAAAGTGGAACAGTGGGATGCTGCGCGATTCCTGCGGGACGAGGCGGACATCGCGGCCTATCTCGAGACGTGTGCTGAAGAGGCAGGGGACGACCCGGCGTTCATGCTGCAGGCACTCGGCGCCGTGGCACGCGCGCGTAGCATGAGCGCGCTCGCGCGAGAGACGGGGCTGACGCGGGCCGCGCTCTACCAGGCGCTCTCGGCCACTGGCAACCCGACGTTCGCCACTGTCACGAAGGTGGCCGCCGGCCTCGGTATACGAATACAGTTCGCGACGCTGCGGAGTACGTCACAACCTGCCCGCCAGCGGCCACGCACCAGTACGTCTGCAAGCGCGCGAAGTTCGCAGGCCCGTCGCCCACGAAAGCCACGCGCGGCAGGCGCGGTCGAGCCCATGTAG
- a CDS encoding dephospho-CoA kinase produces MRVGLTGGIATGKSYVTARLREYGLPVIDADQLARDAVAPASDGLRAVVGRFGPGVLDASGALDRSALGAIVFADRLARTDLEAIIHPEVRQRIEAWFEDLAAGGYRGPAIADIPLLFETGRTHQFDFLVVVACDPATQRKRLMARDGLSGEDADARLAAQWPIAKKVEAADRVVKTDGTFADTDVQIAVLARWLRSVEPK; encoded by the coding sequence GTGCGCGTCGGCCTGACGGGCGGCATCGCGACGGGCAAGTCATATGTCACGGCTCGCTTACGTGAATACGGACTCCCCGTCATCGACGCCGACCAACTCGCGCGCGACGCGGTGGCGCCTGCGTCCGACGGCCTGCGCGCCGTCGTGGGACGGTTCGGTCCAGGCGTGCTCGACGCATCGGGCGCGCTGGATCGCTCGGCGCTCGGCGCGATCGTCTTCGCCGATCGACTGGCGCGTACCGACCTCGAAGCCATCATCCACCCCGAGGTGAGGCAGCGTATCGAGGCGTGGTTCGAGGACCTCGCGGCGGGCGGCTATCGCGGGCCGGCGATTGCCGACATCCCCCTGCTCTTCGAGACAGGACGCACGCACCAGTTCGACTTCCTCGTCGTCGTGGCCTGCGATCCGGCGACGCAGCGCAAACGATTGATGGCAAGAGACGGCTTGTCTGGCGAAGACGCCGACGCGCGCCTGGCGGCGCAATGGCCGATCGCGAAGAAGGTCGAGGCCGCCGACCGCGTCGTCAAGACCGACGGCACGTTCGCCGACACCGACGTCCAGATCGCCGTCCTGGCCCGCTGGCTGCGCTCCGTCGAACCGAAGTAG
- a CDS encoding tetratricopeptide repeat protein yields the protein MIADYFPLLSALVALLLGLAAGKAWERYKLHEGRWIDRRKARQSPHYIQGLNFLVANQLDHAIEELSQAARVDEDAVEIHMILGNLYREKGQGGRAIQIHQQILQRPRLSKLEHTYALLCLGLDFTRGGFVDRAHEAFGEVLRLDPSNEHALLQLQKLYEDQNQWSEAYRVRRELAREDEPEQRTKRHQQIQAFLENELGMQSLARNDLTAARRHFEAAIELDADVAPAYLNLGDVRRDAGDMPGAVEVWEQLVASIPARAHLVADRLADAYAAAGRPDAFEHLFRRIATDHPQDWRARLALSRHMLRAGRPDEALQLALAALTINPHALLLHQGAWDILLALHLDQAAVERYVTHSRDAVFYKDPHICLRCRYRSKELLWRCPHCHEWNSFVEDRLAPARTSEDTDA from the coding sequence GTGATCGCTGACTACTTCCCGCTTCTCTCGGCGCTCGTCGCGTTGCTGCTCGGCCTGGCCGCCGGCAAGGCGTGGGAGCGCTACAAGCTGCACGAAGGCCGCTGGATCGACCGCCGCAAGGCGCGGCAGTCGCCGCATTACATCCAGGGCCTCAACTTCCTCGTGGCCAACCAGCTCGATCACGCGATCGAGGAACTGAGCCAGGCCGCGCGCGTGGACGAGGATGCCGTCGAGATCCACATGATTCTCGGCAACCTGTATCGGGAGAAGGGACAGGGCGGGCGGGCGATCCAGATCCATCAGCAGATCCTCCAGCGCCCGCGCCTGAGCAAGCTCGAACACACGTATGCCCTGCTCTGCCTGGGCCTCGATTTCACGCGCGGCGGGTTCGTCGATCGCGCGCACGAGGCGTTCGGCGAGGTGCTGCGGCTGGACCCGAGCAACGAGCACGCGCTGCTGCAGTTGCAGAAGCTCTACGAAGACCAGAACCAGTGGTCGGAGGCGTATCGCGTACGCCGGGAACTCGCGCGCGAGGACGAGCCGGAGCAGCGCACGAAGCGCCATCAGCAGATCCAGGCGTTCCTCGAGAACGAGCTGGGGATGCAGTCGCTCGCACGGAACGACCTCACGGCCGCACGTCGTCACTTCGAAGCCGCGATCGAGCTCGATGCCGACGTGGCGCCCGCGTACCTGAACCTGGGCGACGTCAGGCGCGACGCCGGCGACATGCCAGGAGCGGTGGAGGTGTGGGAGCAACTTGTCGCGTCGATACCGGCGCGAGCCCATCTGGTCGCCGATCGCCTCGCCGACGCCTATGCCGCGGCGGGGCGCCCAGATGCGTTCGAGCACCTGTTCCGCCGCATCGCGACCGACCATCCGCAGGACTGGCGCGCGCGGCTCGCGCTGTCGCGCCACATGCTGCGTGCGGGCCGCCCCGACGAAGCCCTGCAACTCGCGCTGGCGGCGCTCACGATCAACCCGCACGCACTCCTGCTCCATCAGGGCGCGTGGGACATCCTCCTCGCGCTGCACCTGGACCAAGCCGCCGTCGAACGCTACGTCACGCACAGCCGGGACGCCGTGTTCTACAAGGACCCGCACATCTGCCTGCGCTGCCGGTACCGGAGCAAGGAACTGCTCTGGCGGTGTCCGCACTGCCACGAGTGGAACTCGTTCGTCGAAGACCGGCTGGCGCCCGCGCGTACCAGTGAAGACACCGATGCCTGA
- a CDS encoding type II toxin-antitoxin system RelE/ParE family toxin — protein sequence MTVGASPVTVLMTETFTVWLDALHDRQARARVIARVGRLAQGNPGDHHALDGGLIELRIDYGPGYRVYYTQRETTVLLVLCGGDKRRQAQDIARARAIAAEWKAAKKR from the coding sequence ATGACCGTCGGCGCGTCTCCGGTCACCGTGCTGATGACCGAGACCTTCACGGTCTGGCTCGACGCCTTGCATGACCGACAGGCACGTGCGCGAGTCATCGCGCGCGTCGGGCGGTTGGCCCAGGGCAATCCGGGTGACCATCACGCGCTCGACGGTGGACTGATCGAGCTCCGCATCGACTACGGTCCTGGCTACCGCGTGTACTACACACAACGCGAAACGACTGTTCTACTGGTGTTGTGCGGCGGGGACAAGCGAAGGCAGGCGCAGGACATCGCGCGAGCGAGAGCCATCGCGGCCGAGTGGAAAGCAGCGAAGAAGAGGTGA